The following proteins are encoded in a genomic region of Cyclonatronum proteinivorum:
- a CDS encoding thiamine diphosphokinase, with product MNILICGNGQPPSLPLLHKLKHWSDKVIAADGGAFTLRDAQIKPDYIIGDMDSFNPLQDVVEAGSTLLRMGDQETNDLEKALMLSRNLQAKEVVIAGGTGYRLDHTLKNLSCMQRFNPDFEHLLLLDDYCITFVLPPEFSFRTKPGTIVSLFPLTGRVEGIHTSGLKFSLSGEALENGVRDGSSNEAVAEKVTIRHESGTLLLMLPSQWPLKL from the coding sequence ATGAATATTTTAATCTGCGGTAATGGTCAGCCACCTTCCCTCCCGCTGCTGCACAAACTGAAACACTGGAGTGATAAAGTCATCGCTGCGGACGGGGGTGCCTTCACCTTACGCGATGCGCAGATAAAGCCTGATTACATCATCGGTGATATGGACAGCTTTAATCCCCTGCAGGATGTAGTAGAGGCCGGTTCAACCCTGCTGCGCATGGGCGATCAGGAAACCAACGACCTGGAAAAGGCGCTTATGCTAAGCCGCAATTTACAGGCGAAAGAAGTTGTGATAGCCGGCGGCACCGGCTATCGCCTCGACCACACCCTCAAAAACCTGAGCTGCATGCAGCGCTTCAACCCTGATTTTGAGCACTTGCTGCTGCTTGATGACTATTGCATCACCTTTGTGCTGCCTCCTGAATTTTCATTCCGGACCAAACCCGGAACCATCGTTTCCCTGTTTCCGCTGACGGGCCGCGTGGAAGGCATCCATACCAGCGGGCTTAAGTTCAGTCTTTCGGGCGAGGCGCTCGAAAACGGCGTTCGCGACGGGTCCTCGAACGAAGCCGTTGCCGAAAAGGTCACGATTCGTCACGAAAGCGGAACCCTCCTTCTGATGCTGCCCAGCCAATGGCCTTTGAAGCTTTAG
- a CDS encoding alpha/beta hydrolase-fold protein: protein MNTNPPGTIPPRLTNYLSLLPLLFLLLLLLAASTITFAQPQQGWVTQPVEAPGVVYGTFFSEAAGELVSYHVLLPPGWSADANVTYPTVYYLHGSGAPTTTGIPIVSQMFRNAMLAGDMPEALVVFPNGLPEGMYVNAKDGSQPVETVLIEELIPHIESAYRAIPQRQARIAEGWSMGGYGAGRFLFKFPELFAGGSMLGAGPLQLDLLADGPGLVPLPIRLRIFNEVFGGDQDFFEAQSPWRLAEVYAADPAFPVKLRIAVGDEDHVFPANADFQEHLSALGIEHAWYVFEGLAHQAPAVLSALQQAGGWAFYQEIFGQFVSAEASAPELPQTARLLSNYPNPFNNRTVIRFELPEAAEVVITLHDAQGRRISRVGSGNYPAGTHQLTLDTTRLGLTSGVYLLQLTTGQASDSLRITLLK from the coding sequence ATGAACACTAACCCTCCGGGTACTATTCCTCCCCGCCTCACCAACTACCTCAGTCTGCTTCCGTTGCTTTTCCTGCTGCTTCTGCTGCTCGCTGCGAGTACCATCACATTCGCGCAACCACAGCAGGGCTGGGTTACGCAGCCGGTTGAGGCGCCGGGAGTTGTGTACGGCACTTTCTTTAGCGAGGCTGCCGGTGAGCTCGTCAGCTACCATGTGCTGCTGCCGCCCGGCTGGTCAGCCGACGCTAATGTGACCTACCCGACCGTCTATTACCTGCACGGCAGCGGGGCTCCGACAACGACCGGCATCCCCATTGTTTCGCAGATGTTTCGCAATGCTATGCTTGCCGGCGATATGCCCGAAGCTCTCGTAGTGTTCCCGAACGGACTGCCCGAAGGCATGTATGTCAATGCCAAAGACGGCTCGCAGCCCGTCGAGACCGTCCTCATTGAGGAGCTGATTCCGCACATTGAGTCTGCCTACCGCGCTATCCCGCAGCGGCAGGCACGCATTGCGGAAGGCTGGAGCATGGGCGGCTACGGCGCAGGTCGTTTCCTCTTTAAATTTCCGGAGCTGTTTGCCGGCGGCTCCATGCTCGGTGCCGGACCGCTGCAGCTCGACCTGCTTGCCGACGGGCCCGGTCTTGTGCCGCTGCCCATCCGGCTGCGAATCTTCAACGAAGTCTTCGGCGGCGATCAGGATTTTTTCGAAGCCCAAAGCCCGTGGCGGCTCGCCGAAGTGTACGCCGCGGATCCCGCCTTTCCCGTAAAGCTCCGGATTGCCGTCGGCGACGAAGACCACGTTTTCCCCGCGAATGCGGATTTCCAGGAACACCTGAGCGCGCTCGGTATTGAACATGCCTGGTACGTTTTTGAGGGGCTGGCCCATCAGGCGCCGGCTGTGCTCAGCGCACTTCAGCAGGCCGGGGGCTGGGCTTTTTATCAGGAAATCTTCGGGCAATTCGTTTCGGCCGAAGCCTCCGCGCCCGAGCTGCCCCAAACCGCACGCCTGCTCAGCAACTACCCCAACCCCTTCAACAACCGCACGGTCATCCGCTTCGAACTCCCGGAAGCTGCCGAAGTAGTCATCACCCTGCACGACGCGCAGGGGCGGCGCATCAGCCGCGTGGGTTCGGGCAACTATCCCGCGGGTACGCATCAGCTCACTCTCGACACGACCCGTCTCGGCCTCACGAGCGGCGTTTACCTGTTGCAGCTCACAACCGGGCAGGCCTCGGACAGCCTGCGGATTACCCTGCTGAAGTAA
- a CDS encoding HTH domain-containing protein, producing MVFNEPGIKVVDLQKRLNVSRRTITSDLKRLDNLIVYMGSKKEGGYKPSKKLLQTIDHNSAQ from the coding sequence ATGGTCTTTAACGAGCCCGGCATCAAGGTCGTGGATTTACAGAAAAGATTGAACGTTTCCCGGCGAACAATTACCTCAGACCTAAAAAGACTGGATAACCTAATAGTATATATGGGCAGCAAAAAAGAGGGTGGATATAAACCATCCAAAAAACTGTTGCAAACGATTGACCACAATTCTGCGCAATAA
- a CDS encoding IS110 family RNA-guided transposase translates to MFYSIGIDISKDDFKACILEYNPVEQTERVRSSRKFNNTQAELPKFVSWVTKWESKQPAPVRITMEATGVYYERVALHLFDNHPEWALSVVLPSQARRFNESEGFKNKTDRIDARGLALMGARKKLQLWRGIKPYWSELRQLTRTRGALVEQRTQLKNQLHALNYSAYAIKDTRKIVQQTIAALDKQITKLEKLITRHLDSDPEIEEKVDKLKSIPSIGLITISTVLAETLGFEYFTSRSQLISYAGYDIVVKESGKHKGKRKMSKQGNARIRAAMYMPVGNILSHKRQPYYNYYDRLVSRHGIKMKANVALQKKLLCLMYHLWKKNEAFDAALALRPAGLSASAVSPKGDTGVDTTIPELEMAFFED, encoded by the coding sequence ATGTTTTATTCCATTGGCATAGATATCTCAAAAGACGACTTCAAGGCCTGCATCCTCGAGTATAACCCTGTTGAACAGACCGAGCGTGTACGCTCCTCCAGAAAGTTTAACAACACCCAGGCAGAGCTGCCCAAGTTTGTCAGCTGGGTCACCAAATGGGAGTCCAAACAGCCTGCACCGGTGCGCATCACCATGGAAGCCACCGGTGTGTATTACGAGCGGGTTGCCCTGCACCTGTTTGATAACCACCCCGAATGGGCATTAAGCGTGGTTTTACCCAGTCAGGCGCGTAGATTCAATGAGTCTGAGGGATTCAAGAACAAAACCGACCGTATTGATGCCCGCGGGCTAGCCCTGATGGGTGCGCGCAAGAAGCTGCAGCTATGGCGGGGCATTAAACCCTATTGGAGCGAGCTGCGTCAGCTCACGCGTACCCGTGGCGCGTTGGTAGAACAGCGGACCCAGCTCAAAAACCAGCTTCACGCTCTCAATTACAGCGCTTACGCTATCAAAGATACGCGCAAGATTGTCCAGCAAACCATCGCTGCCTTGGATAAACAGATCACCAAGCTTGAAAAGCTGATCACCAGGCATCTGGATTCGGATCCGGAGATCGAAGAAAAGGTGGATAAGCTGAAGTCGATTCCGTCGATAGGTTTGATTACAATCTCCACGGTGCTGGCAGAGACGCTGGGCTTTGAATACTTTACGTCAAGAAGCCAGCTGATCAGCTATGCGGGTTACGATATAGTGGTTAAGGAGTCAGGTAAACACAAGGGCAAAAGAAAAATGTCGAAACAGGGCAATGCGCGCATCAGGGCAGCGATGTATATGCCGGTGGGCAATATTTTGTCGCACAAGCGGCAGCCCTATTACAACTATTATGACCGGTTAGTCAGCCGGCACGGGATAAAAATGAAGGCCAATGTGGCCTTGCAGAAGAAGTTGTTGTGCCTGATGTACCATTTGTGGAAGAAAAACGAGGCCTTTGATGCCGCGCTGGCGCTCAGGCCGGCCGGCCTGAGCGCCAGCGCGGTATCGCCCAAGGGCGATACCGGTGTTGATACTACCATACCGGAGCTAGAAATGGCATTTTTTGAAGATTAA
- a CDS encoding Fic family protein: protein MKPYKPQRLPIEDLDWSAFIELVGKANRFVARYDGLLQSVVNPEVLLAPLRTQEAVLSSKIEGTQATLEDVMEFEADADTLQSESKYGDILEVINYRRALLKGKEQMNVRPINLNDLLKIHEILLRGVRGERKAPGNFRKIQNWIGSPGSTMEQARFVPPAFPDMMEGLYNWEKYLHHEDKDVLVQLAIVHAQFEILHPFIDGNGRIGRILIPLFLFHKGIIHQPVFYMSQYLDSNRQLYYDALKEITDTGRWEGWIQFFLSGIIQQAEKNVKQTREIISLYDTMKTVMVDKTHSQYSIQCLDYIFSRPVFNTSDFNKSSGVPKTSASRLLKGMEENGIISCVRRGAGRKPGVFAFRKLLDIANQ, encoded by the coding sequence ATGAAACCTTACAAACCACAGCGCCTGCCCATTGAAGACCTGGATTGGAGCGCATTTATCGAACTCGTTGGAAAAGCCAACCGATTTGTTGCCCGATATGATGGTTTGCTTCAGTCTGTTGTAAACCCGGAAGTTCTTTTAGCGCCCTTACGGACACAGGAAGCGGTGTTGTCTTCAAAAATAGAAGGTACACAAGCTACACTTGAAGACGTAATGGAATTTGAGGCTGACGCCGACACGCTGCAGTCTGAAAGCAAGTATGGCGACATCCTCGAAGTTATAAATTACAGACGGGCTTTGCTGAAAGGGAAAGAGCAAATGAATGTGCGCCCTATCAATCTAAATGACCTCCTCAAAATCCACGAGATACTGCTGCGTGGTGTACGGGGTGAAAGAAAAGCACCGGGAAATTTCCGGAAGATACAAAACTGGATTGGTTCCCCAGGCAGTACAATGGAACAGGCACGGTTTGTGCCACCCGCTTTTCCTGATATGATGGAGGGGCTTTATAACTGGGAAAAATATCTGCACCATGAGGATAAGGACGTTCTGGTACAGCTTGCTATCGTTCATGCACAGTTTGAAATACTTCACCCGTTTATTGACGGAAACGGGCGCATCGGTCGCATTTTGATCCCTTTGTTCCTGTTTCATAAAGGGATTATTCATCAACCCGTGTTTTACATGAGCCAATATCTCGATAGCAACCGTCAGCTTTATTATGATGCTTTAAAAGAGATCACCGATACCGGACGATGGGAAGGCTGGATACAATTCTTCCTAAGCGGTATAATTCAGCAAGCGGAAAAAAACGTAAAGCAAACCAGAGAAATCATTTCATTGTACGATACCATGAAAACGGTGATGGTTGATAAAACACACTCTCAGTATTCAATACAGTGCCTCGATTATATTTTCAGCCGCCCGGTATTTAACACAAGTGATTTCAACAAATCTTCGGGAGTTCCAAAAACGAGCGCTTCAAGATTGTTGAAGGGCATGGAAGAAAACGGCATAATCAGCTGTGTGCGCAGAGGTGCAGGAAGAAAACCGGGTGTTTTTGCCTTTAGGAAACTATTGGATATTGCAAATCAATAA
- a CDS encoding sodium:solute symporter family protein — protein MAFEALDWIPLLAYFALLGLLTFRRKYARHKAGDEAGFLLSGRRLTLPAFVATLVATWYGGILGVGEFTYLAGISQWLMFAFPYYVFAVLYALFLAGKIRQSTALTLPEALTQQYGPKAGLAGALGVFLLVNPAPYILMLGVIAQLITGAESWFWFAAFAALFSAAYVSLGGFASVVRTDLLQLVLMYGGFVMLLVFAWTYAGSPAAIWPQLPESHTDLTGGFPLLFILVWFFIAMWTFVDPGFHQRSAAAATPAVARRGILISVGFWSVFDMLTVLTGLYAVVLLGSELANPTATYPELAALLLPAGLFGLFITGLVAVIMSTLDSFLFIAGQTLGRDVMRRTESVAGFGWMDSSIARVRAGTFIAAFLALVFSLLFPSVIELWYVIGSLVIPALLLPVLGVYLPFFRLSPAAALAVLVSAFSVSFFWMMMGIQTGDDLFSYAWLGVEPFYPGLAVAVLIFGVDRLRG, from the coding sequence ATGGCCTTTGAAGCTTTAGACTGGATACCGCTGCTCGCCTATTTTGCGCTGCTGGGCCTGCTGACCTTCCGGCGCAAATATGCCCGCCATAAGGCCGGTGATGAAGCCGGCTTTTTGCTTTCAGGCCGCCGCCTCACCCTGCCCGCTTTTGTGGCAACGCTCGTCGCAACCTGGTACGGCGGCATTCTCGGCGTAGGCGAGTTCACCTATCTTGCGGGCATCTCGCAGTGGCTGATGTTCGCTTTCCCCTACTATGTATTTGCAGTGTTGTACGCCCTGTTTCTCGCGGGGAAAATCCGACAGAGTACGGCCCTGACCCTGCCGGAAGCCCTCACACAGCAATATGGCCCGAAAGCCGGTCTCGCGGGCGCTCTCGGGGTTTTCCTGCTGGTAAACCCGGCGCCCTACATCCTCATGCTGGGCGTGATTGCGCAGCTCATCACTGGCGCTGAAAGCTGGTTCTGGTTTGCTGCTTTTGCGGCGCTTTTTTCGGCAGCCTACGTGAGTCTGGGGGGCTTCGCTTCGGTCGTCAGAACCGACCTGCTCCAACTCGTGCTCATGTACGGCGGCTTCGTGATGCTGCTTGTTTTTGCATGGACCTACGCAGGCTCACCGGCAGCAATCTGGCCGCAATTGCCGGAGTCGCACACCGACCTTACCGGCGGATTTCCGCTGCTTTTTATCCTCGTGTGGTTTTTTATTGCGATGTGGACCTTCGTCGATCCTGGCTTTCATCAGCGTTCAGCGGCGGCCGCGACACCCGCTGTAGCACGTCGCGGCATTCTGATTTCGGTCGGTTTCTGGTCCGTTTTCGATATGCTCACCGTGCTGACCGGCCTCTATGCCGTGGTGCTGCTGGGTTCGGAGCTGGCCAATCCAACAGCGACCTATCCCGAGCTTGCTGCCCTGCTGCTGCCTGCCGGCCTTTTCGGCCTGTTCATCACCGGACTCGTAGCCGTAATTATGTCTACCCTGGACAGCTTCCTGTTTATTGCCGGTCAGACCCTGGGCCGCGATGTGATGCGGAGAACAGAATCGGTTGCCGGTTTCGGATGGATGGACAGCAGCATCGCGCGGGTTCGGGCCGGGACGTTCATCGCGGCTTTTCTGGCGCTGGTATTTTCACTGCTGTTCCCGAGCGTCATTGAGCTTTGGTACGTGATCGGCAGTCTCGTGATCCCCGCGCTGCTGCTGCCGGTGCTCGGGGTGTACCTGCCCTTTTTTCGACTTAGTCCGGCGGCAGCCTTGGCTGTTTTGGTAAGCGCGTTCAGTGTTTCTTTTTTTTGGATGATGATGGGCATCCAAACCGGAGACGACCTTTTTTCCTATGCATGGCTGGGTGTTGAACCTTTCTATCCGGGTCTCGCTGTGGCCGTTCTCATTTTTGGGGTTGATCGGCTACGGGGTTGA
- a CDS encoding TolB-like translocation protein, producing MMVLRAVLWLLFGLFGCAVLPAVFRAGGASAQVYENVHRPKPDLRQLDTPRFRVIFPAGEESAAFRTARILEDQYPIIKSLVGGELRRFPVVLNAHNDLSNGYVTPLHFRTEIEIPAIKGPALNPRTGGWIENVAPHELVHALHFSNIPDNSIPRLVYTFWPDMGRAMHGAAPFGMIEGIAVFHESNVVYGSGGRGNYSLFRDQTRAMLAGDAPWSLAQHLNPAFYSFPGNRHYTAGFEFINWLQYTYGMETTRQSIEYFVRYPFFGYGAALRHATGSRTGALYRAYLSEIRAALDPVPESVTATAAITLPKTAEDAHIGRAVWLDNARILFAQGTQYNSRPGFYVAEASGGTPRLLLETRQVGDFRFSLTPDRRHLLYSRYHSHPWFENTHIMDVYHFETDTRRLQRLTEGARLHAPAFAPGSSGGFSGDVFPGFTALQTDSETSRLVRVSEGGAVTELVRLKPDTWVQAEPSPAEAGRWAVIANRNGIQALWLVEGDDFGSVTGRNPDVGFRNGVVLDAAWAADGESVLLSGWMRGTESAQVYRFFPAENELVQLTNEPFGATSPDLRPDGGALLYIAQEGQSRVIRVLAAEHFGTRSFQPFDFQPELQDRFAATRLSDYREADLENWTLGAYRTGFDWLRPRGVVPVLELSERSRESRFGVMMSGGDVLRQHSWQAELTISDRRLWAEMFYRNTTFYPGWQMEAYYRPRFTNAGLFTERGGEVSLPFFGRIEDRSRNSFWQFRPGIAAREFRYTDDLFIRPGQPGFDGWFTDVSLKGFAALYWRWQQNIRDIMPNTGTVLFVQGEQFVYSDRDEGVQGMRFGVNQYLSPWLSRNHGLMLGAEGLTQTRTLLYGTSGLVYDGFETNILAGARNAAVLRARYALPLRYVDDGFISVPFFLDRVYLALQANYVLDLNAIDGAPLTTAGRAVYGIELRTSFRLYNLPLDIGLGLGWEPTRGKVQVFGNTR from the coding sequence TTGATGGTTCTTCGAGCGGTTTTGTGGTTATTGTTTGGGTTGTTTGGTTGTGCGGTACTGCCGGCGGTTTTTAGGGCCGGGGGGGCGTCTGCGCAGGTGTATGAGAACGTGCACCGGCCGAAGCCGGATTTGCGGCAGTTGGATACGCCGCGGTTTCGCGTCATTTTCCCGGCCGGGGAGGAGTCGGCGGCCTTCCGGACCGCGCGGATTCTGGAGGATCAGTACCCCATCATCAAATCACTTGTTGGGGGGGAGCTGCGGCGGTTTCCGGTGGTGCTGAATGCGCACAACGACCTCTCGAACGGCTACGTGACGCCCCTGCATTTCCGCACCGAAATCGAGATTCCGGCCATCAAGGGGCCCGCGCTGAATCCGCGCACCGGCGGCTGGATCGAGAATGTGGCGCCGCACGAGCTGGTGCATGCCCTGCATTTTTCGAACATCCCGGATAACAGCATCCCCCGTTTAGTTTACACGTTCTGGCCCGATATGGGGCGGGCGATGCACGGGGCCGCGCCTTTTGGCATGATTGAGGGCATCGCGGTTTTCCATGAGAGCAATGTGGTGTACGGCAGCGGCGGGCGCGGCAACTACAGCCTGTTCCGCGATCAAACCCGCGCCATGCTCGCCGGCGATGCGCCCTGGTCGCTGGCGCAGCACCTGAATCCGGCGTTCTATAGCTTCCCCGGCAACCGGCACTACACGGCGGGCTTCGAGTTCATCAACTGGCTGCAGTACACCTACGGCATGGAGACGACGCGGCAGAGCATCGAGTATTTTGTGCGCTATCCTTTCTTTGGCTACGGGGCCGCGCTGCGCCATGCAACCGGCAGCCGAACGGGCGCGCTCTACCGCGCGTATCTGTCGGAAATCCGCGCAGCGCTCGACCCCGTCCCGGAGTCCGTTACGGCAACCGCGGCCATCACCCTGCCCAAAACCGCAGAAGACGCGCACATCGGGCGCGCGGTCTGGCTCGATAACGCGCGCATTCTGTTCGCGCAGGGCACGCAGTACAACAGCCGCCCCGGTTTTTATGTCGCGGAGGCCTCCGGCGGCACGCCCCGGCTGCTGCTCGAAACCCGGCAGGTCGGCGACTTCCGGTTCAGCCTCACGCCCGACCGCCGGCACCTGCTCTACAGCCGCTACCACAGCCATCCGTGGTTCGAAAACACGCATATTATGGATGTGTACCATTTCGAAACGGACACGCGCCGGCTGCAGCGGCTCACGGAGGGTGCCCGACTCCACGCACCCGCGTTTGCGCCGGGTTCTTCCGGCGGGTTTTCGGGGGATGTTTTTCCGGGTTTTACCGCGCTTCAGACCGATTCGGAAACGTCGCGGCTGGTCCGTGTTTCCGAGGGGGGAGCCGTAACGGAACTGGTGAGGCTGAAGCCCGACACCTGGGTGCAGGCCGAACCTTCGCCCGCTGAGGCCGGACGCTGGGCCGTGATTGCCAACCGGAACGGGATTCAGGCGCTCTGGCTCGTGGAGGGCGACGACTTCGGCAGCGTGACCGGGCGCAACCCGGATGTCGGCTTCCGCAACGGGGTCGTGCTCGATGCGGCCTGGGCGGCAGACGGAGAGTCGGTGCTGCTCAGCGGCTGGATGCGCGGCACGGAGTCGGCGCAGGTGTACCGCTTCTTCCCCGCCGAAAACGAGCTGGTGCAGCTCACCAACGAACCCTTCGGTGCGACCTCTCCGGATTTACGGCCCGACGGCGGGGCGTTGCTCTACATCGCGCAGGAAGGGCAGAGCCGGGTCATCCGCGTACTTGCGGCCGAACATTTCGGCACCCGCAGCTTTCAGCCCTTCGATTTTCAGCCCGAGCTGCAGGATCGCTTCGCTGCTACGCGCCTCTCCGACTACCGCGAAGCCGACCTCGAAAACTGGACGCTTGGTGCGTACCGCACAGGCTTCGACTGGCTGCGTCCGCGGGGCGTCGTGCCGGTACTCGAACTATCGGAGCGCAGCCGCGAATCCCGTTTCGGCGTGATGATGTCGGGCGGGGATGTGCTGCGTCAGCATTCCTGGCAGGCCGAGCTTACCATCAGCGACCGCCGTCTCTGGGCCGAGATGTTCTACCGCAACACAACGTTTTACCCCGGCTGGCAGATGGAAGCCTACTACCGCCCGCGCTTCACAAATGCGGGCCTGTTTACCGAGCGCGGGGGCGAAGTTTCCCTGCCCTTTTTTGGCCGCATCGAAGACCGCTCCCGAAACAGTTTCTGGCAGTTCAGGCCCGGTATTGCCGCGCGGGAATTTCGCTACACCGACGACCTCTTTATCAGACCCGGACAGCCTGGCTTCGACGGCTGGTTCACGGATGTCTCCCTCAAAGGCTTTGCCGCCCTGTACTGGCGCTGGCAGCAGAACATCCGCGACATTATGCCCAACACCGGCACCGTGCTGTTTGTGCAGGGGGAGCAGTTCGTGTATTCCGACCGCGATGAAGGCGTGCAGGGGATGCGTTTCGGCGTGAATCAGTACCTGAGTCCGTGGCTCAGCCGCAATCACGGGCTGATGCTCGGTGCCGAAGGCCTCACCCAAACCCGCACGCTGCTCTACGGCACCTCCGGCCTGGTCTATGACGGCTTCGAAACCAACATCCTCGCCGGTGCCCGCAACGCTGCCGTACTCCGCGCCCGCTACGCCCTGCCCCTGCGCTACGTAGATGACGGCTTCATCAGCGTGCCCTTCTTCCTCGACCGCGTGTACCTCGCCCTGCAGGCCAACTACGTGCTCGACCTGAACGCCATCGACGGCGCCCCGCTCACGACCGCAGGCCGCGCCGTGTACGGCATCGAGCTCCGGACGAGCTTCCGCCTCTACAACCTCCCCCTCGATATCGGTCTCGGCCTTGGCTGGGAACCTACCCGCGGCAAGGTGCAGGTATTCGGAAATACGCGCTAA
- a CDS encoding SAM-dependent DNA methyltransferase: MKSRKRVTDHGEVFTNQREVNAMLDLVKHETERIDSRFLEPACGNGNFLAEVLRRKLAVVDSRYSKSQMEWERYSVIAVSSIYGVDILEDNAQECRDRLLGIYTDWYSKVFKQVKNECIRSVRFLLSRNILWGDALDFTNPETKQPIVFSEWSAINGSMLKRRDYMFKFLVEKTHQFAMFNDEGNAAAIDEPVKDFPLIHFLKLGEDDTNEL, encoded by the coding sequence TTGAAGTCTCGCAAGCGGGTTACTGACCACGGGGAAGTGTTTACAAACCAACGTGAAGTAAACGCTATGCTTGACTTGGTGAAACACGAAACGGAACGGATTGACTCCCGATTCTTAGAACCTGCTTGCGGAAACGGAAACTTTTTAGCGGAAGTGTTGAGACGAAAATTAGCAGTAGTTGACAGCCGATACAGTAAAAGTCAAATGGAATGGGAACGCTATTCTGTTATTGCTGTATCTAGTATTTACGGTGTGGATATTTTGGAAGACAACGCCCAAGAATGCCGAGACCGTTTGCTTGGTATTTATACCGATTGGTATTCTAAAGTATTCAAGCAAGTGAAAAATGAGTGTATTCGTTCTGTTAGATTTTTATTGAGCAGAAACATACTATGGGGTGACGCTTTAGACTTTACTAATCCCGAAACCAAACAACCAATTGTGTTTTCTGAATGGAGTGCCATAAACGGTTCTATGCTGAAACGAAGAGATTATATGTTCAAATTTTTAGTGGAGAAAACGCACCAGTTTGCAATGTTCAATGACGAAGGCAATGCAGCAGCGATTGACGAACCTGTAAAGGATTTTCCGCTTATTCATTTCTTAAAACTTGGCGAAGATGATACAAACGAACTATAA